A portion of the Pseudomonas koreensis genome contains these proteins:
- a CDS encoding nucleotidyltransferase family protein — protein MNLEAQLRDLITRDPVRMHILRTVSDLNLPDSWVAAGFVRSLVWDHLHQRNPSPLPDDVDVVWFDENRSSAQTDSALEAELATLCSAVNWSVKNQARMHQRNADAPYGAAADAMTFWPETATAVGVRLGQNDEIEVLAPLGLEDLFALKVRPTARFENDKYAMFVERVQSKRWLEIWPKLTRG, from the coding sequence TTGAATCTGGAAGCGCAACTGCGGGATCTGATTACCCGGGATCCCGTCCGGATGCACATCCTGCGCACAGTCAGTGATCTGAACTTGCCGGACAGCTGGGTTGCCGCCGGGTTTGTGCGCAGCCTGGTTTGGGATCATTTGCATCAACGCAATCCCTCGCCATTGCCCGATGACGTTGATGTCGTCTGGTTCGACGAAAACCGTTCCAGTGCGCAAACGGACTCAGCCTTGGAAGCCGAGCTTGCGACGCTGTGCAGCGCCGTGAACTGGTCGGTAAAGAACCAGGCACGCATGCACCAGCGCAACGCCGATGCGCCTTATGGGGCAGCTGCCGATGCAATGACGTTCTGGCCTGAAACTGCGACGGCAGTCGGGGTCAGGCTTGGCCAGAATGACGAAATAGAGGTTTTGGCACCGTTGGGGCTTGAGGATCTGTTCGCGCTGAAAGTGCGGCCAACCGCCCGATTTGAAAATGATAAATACGCGATGTTTGTGGAGCGCGTGCAGTCCAAGAGATGGCTCGAGATCTGGCCGAAGTTGACGCGGGGTTGA
- a CDS encoding NUDIX hydrolase, which yields MHPDKACSVVLCLAQRPRILLFRHPQAGVQLVKGSIERGETPAQAALRELAEESGIDDATIAQDLGCWESGHQGQVWSFQLCAVLEPLPERWSHQTLDDHGHVFDFFWAPLDDLPYDDCHPVFRRALGFLSEVLKAQG from the coding sequence ATGCATCCCGATAAGGCCTGTTCAGTCGTACTTTGTTTAGCGCAGCGTCCCAGGATTCTTTTGTTTCGTCATCCGCAGGCTGGGGTGCAACTGGTGAAAGGATCCATCGAGCGCGGAGAAACACCCGCTCAGGCCGCCTTGCGAGAACTGGCGGAAGAGTCCGGCATAGACGACGCGACAATCGCGCAGGATTTGGGATGCTGGGAGTCTGGCCACCAAGGACAGGTCTGGTCGTTCCAACTTTGCGCGGTGCTTGAGCCACTGCCCGAACGATGGTCTCACCAGACACTGGATGATCATGGGCATGTTTTCGATTTTTTCTGGGCCCCGCTCGATGACTTGCCGTATGACGATTGCCACCCTGTGTTTCGTCGAGCACTTGGGTTTTTGAGTGAGGTTTTGAAGGCCCAAGGGTGA
- a CDS encoding DUF6124 family protein yields MFKVTPNPPTTDPASPYESSASKKLHEAAERALDHYLGPADILASTNTPEQMFLANPKYDTESLLANASESLGSATTMLYDFAALLDNPRRKTLLGIAQVVMLGEIAVNQALDNVEIAK; encoded by the coding sequence ATGTTCAAAGTCACACCCAATCCGCCAACAACCGACCCCGCATCCCCCTACGAATCCAGCGCCTCGAAAAAACTCCACGAAGCCGCCGAGCGCGCCCTCGATCACTACCTCGGCCCTGCGGACATACTGGCCAGCACCAACACCCCGGAACAGATGTTCCTCGCCAACCCGAAATACGACACCGAATCCCTGCTGGCCAACGCCAGCGAATCCCTCGGCTCGGCCACCACCATGCTCTACGACTTCGCCGCGCTGCTCGACAACCCGCGCCGCAAAACCCTGCTGGGCATCGCCCAGGTCGTCATGCTCGGCGAAATCGCGGTAAATCAGGCTTTGGATAACGTCGAAATAGCCAAATAA
- a CDS encoding trifunctional serine/threonine-protein kinase/ATP-binding protein/sensor histidine kinase, with amino-acid sequence MANKKQILWDDGERVLSRERGPGESSQLAVRPALGQPLPPTLDRLAHEYSLKDDLDPAWALQPIAFERAGTRIRLLFDDHGGEPLSRLLVAPLDIETCLVMGANIAKALGHMHQRGLVHKDVKPQHIFVHCQDGQARLTGFGLASRLPRERQAPTPPETIAGSLAYMAPEQTGRMNRSIDSRSDLYAFGVTLYQMLTGSLPFSANDPMEWVHCHIARLPMPACERVATVPTMLSRVVMKLLAKTAEERYQTAAGVEHDLRRCLDDWRRGRHIEAFTLNQQGALERLLIPEKLYGREQEVQTLINAFASVVQTGAPALVLVSGYSGIGKSSVVSELHKVLVPTRGLFAAGKFDQYQRDVPYSTLVQAFQGLVRTLLGKRSEVLAGWREALLQALEPNARLITDLIPELKLIIGEPAPVPELEPQQAQQRFLQVLQRFIGVFAQAEHPLALFLDDLQWLDAATLDLLEDCLTRAEIPHLLLVGAYRDNEVDRDHPLSRTLNTLRHAGVQIAEIRLAPLAGAHIEQLISESLRCPPASIVALARLVLDKTAGNPFFVIQFLHALAEEKLLTYEPARNRWRWDVHLINAKGYTDNVVELMVGKLARLPLETRQALQQLACLGNVARVDTLATVLDLPVPRVHAALWPAVRLELVERQDGACAFVHDRIHEAAYSLIAETERAQMHLRIGRLLALQTQGERREEAIFEIVGQLNRGAHLISLRAEREQLAEFNLLAGQRAKASTAYTSALTYLGAGAELLGEQGYDSRHELGFALELNRAECEFLTGQLALADTRLTALAERAVTTVERAAVACLQMDVYLLLDRSDRAVAVCLAYLRQVGIDWSAHPDDAQVRDEYEHVWTNLRGRTIEQMIDLPLMEDPAARVTLDVLGKLFAPAVQSDLNLASLTICKAVSLSLLYGNCDASCLLYANFGRVAGPRFGDYAAGYRFGRLGCDLVDRRGLTRYEASTYLCFSIFVVRWMRPVRECRELLRRALNAAHRSGDLPYAAFAGNSLISDLLYIGEPLPEVQAQAEAGLAYAQKVGFGLVADFMRCQLALIRMLRGQTPQFGCFNDDGFDETAVEVHLASSADLALARGKYWVRKLQARYLAGDYAAAAECAAQAQGLLWAISAFFEEAEYHFYAALTLTAHGDTHADALQRLGQHHAQLQTWARLCAETFASQVALVGAEMARVTGQLLEAELQYEQAIQLAQDNGLLHIEALANELAARFYSARGLAKIARVYLRDARYAYLRWGASGKVRELDRKHRFLRSEEAQLNPTATLITPVEHLDLATVLKVSQAVSGEIVLDRLIETVMRIAIEQAGAEHGLLVLLDADTPYIAAQTRIGDGATQLCNEPLHAVALAESVLYQTLRTGANLCLDDAVADPVFAADPYIHQRGARSILCLPLMNQARVAGALYLENNLSAGVFSPARLAVLRLVASQAAISLDNARLYRDVAEREAKIRRLVDANIIGIIVWSVEGKIIEANDAFLRMVGYARDELLSGLVHWRDMTPPSMRVNSDAALATAIRTGRAQPFEKEYIRKDGSRLPVIVGLAAFEASQQQGLAFVLDISERKQAEEQVREAERRYRQVQTELAHANRVSTMGQLAASIAHEVNQPIAATVTNANAALRWLSASPPNIDEVEQGLRHIILDGNRAADVLGRIRALIHKAPPQRLPVSLNVLIEDMVGFSRGEAARHGAEVSIQLAAELPLVLADRVELQQVLLNLIINSLEAMANMEEGQRRLLIRSEASGDNVQISVSDSGPGFACEQAEQVFTAFYTTKFTGLGMGLSICRTIIESHGGRLWAERNEPSGARVVFGLRCFGSA; translated from the coding sequence ATGGCCAACAAAAAACAGATTTTGTGGGACGACGGCGAGCGGGTGCTGTCCCGTGAACGCGGTCCGGGTGAGAGCAGCCAATTGGCGGTGCGCCCGGCACTCGGCCAGCCGTTGCCGCCGACCCTCGACCGACTGGCGCACGAGTACAGCCTCAAGGATGATCTGGACCCAGCCTGGGCGTTACAACCGATAGCGTTTGAGCGCGCCGGAACACGGATTCGTCTCTTGTTCGACGATCACGGTGGCGAGCCGTTATCGCGATTGCTGGTGGCACCGCTGGATATCGAAACCTGCCTGGTGATGGGCGCGAATATCGCCAAGGCGCTGGGCCACATGCACCAGCGCGGTCTGGTGCACAAGGACGTCAAACCGCAGCACATTTTCGTTCATTGCCAGGATGGGCAGGCGCGGTTAACGGGCTTCGGCCTGGCTTCTCGCTTGCCACGCGAACGGCAAGCGCCCACGCCGCCGGAGACCATCGCCGGCAGCCTGGCCTACATGGCCCCGGAACAAACCGGGCGGATGAATCGCTCGATCGATTCGCGTAGCGATCTGTATGCCTTTGGCGTCACGCTTTACCAGATGCTCACCGGCTCGTTGCCGTTCAGCGCCAATGACCCGATGGAGTGGGTGCATTGCCACATCGCGCGGCTGCCGATGCCAGCGTGTGAAAGAGTGGCAACGGTGCCGACGATGCTTTCGCGGGTGGTCATGAAGCTGCTGGCCAAGACCGCCGAGGAACGCTATCAGACCGCAGCCGGCGTCGAGCATGACTTGCGTCGCTGCCTCGACGACTGGCGCCGGGGTCGGCACATCGAGGCGTTTACGCTGAACCAGCAGGGCGCGTTGGAACGCTTGCTGATTCCAGAGAAACTCTACGGCCGCGAACAGGAGGTACAAACGCTGATCAATGCGTTCGCCAGCGTGGTGCAAACCGGCGCTCCGGCGTTGGTGCTGGTTTCGGGTTATTCAGGCATTGGCAAGTCGTCGGTGGTCAGTGAATTGCACAAAGTGTTGGTGCCGACCCGTGGCTTGTTCGCCGCCGGCAAGTTCGACCAGTATCAGCGCGACGTACCGTACTCGACACTGGTCCAGGCCTTTCAGGGCCTGGTGCGCACGCTTTTGGGCAAGCGCAGCGAAGTGCTTGCTGGCTGGCGTGAGGCGTTGTTGCAGGCGCTTGAACCCAATGCGCGGTTGATCACTGATCTGATCCCCGAGCTCAAGCTGATTATCGGAGAGCCTGCGCCGGTACCAGAGCTGGAACCGCAACAGGCGCAGCAGCGGTTTTTACAGGTTTTGCAGCGCTTTATTGGTGTGTTCGCCCAGGCCGAGCACCCGCTGGCACTATTCCTTGACGACCTGCAGTGGCTCGACGCGGCGACCCTCGATCTGCTCGAAGACTGTCTGACCCGTGCCGAGATTCCTCATCTGCTGCTGGTCGGCGCCTATCGCGACAACGAGGTGGATCGCGATCACCCACTCAGCCGCACCCTCAACACCCTGCGCCATGCCGGCGTGCAGATTGCCGAGATTCGTCTGGCGCCGCTGGCTGGCGCGCACATCGAACAACTGATCAGCGAGTCGCTGCGCTGCCCGCCGGCGAGCATCGTCGCGTTGGCGCGGCTGGTGCTGGACAAGACCGCCGGCAATCCGTTCTTCGTCATTCAGTTTCTGCATGCCCTGGCCGAGGAAAAGCTGTTGACCTACGAGCCTGCGCGTAATCGCTGGCGCTGGGATGTGCATTTGATCAATGCCAAAGGCTACACCGACAACGTTGTCGAACTGATGGTCGGAAAGCTGGCGCGGCTACCGCTGGAAACCCGCCAGGCCCTGCAACAACTGGCCTGCCTGGGTAATGTCGCGCGAGTCGACACACTGGCCACCGTTCTGGATTTACCGGTGCCTCGCGTTCACGCGGCGTTGTGGCCGGCCGTGCGTCTGGAGCTGGTCGAGCGTCAGGACGGCGCCTGCGCGTTTGTGCATGACCGCATCCATGAAGCGGCGTATTCGCTGATCGCTGAGACCGAACGGGCGCAAATGCACCTGCGCATCGGTCGGCTGTTGGCGCTGCAGACCCAGGGTGAGCGGCGCGAAGAGGCCATTTTCGAAATCGTCGGCCAGCTCAATCGTGGTGCGCATTTGATCAGCCTGCGCGCCGAACGTGAGCAACTCGCCGAATTCAACCTGCTCGCTGGTCAGCGCGCCAAGGCCTCGACCGCCTACACCTCGGCGCTGACCTACCTGGGCGCCGGGGCGGAGTTGTTGGGCGAGCAGGGCTATGACAGTCGGCATGAACTGGGTTTCGCCCTGGAACTGAACCGCGCCGAATGCGAATTCCTCACCGGCCAACTGGCGCTCGCCGACACGCGCCTGACGGCATTGGCCGAGCGCGCCGTGACCACCGTCGAGCGCGCGGCGGTGGCGTGCCTGCAAATGGATGTCTATCTGCTGCTCGATCGCAGTGACCGTGCGGTGGCGGTGTGTCTGGCCTATCTGCGCCAGGTCGGCATCGATTGGTCGGCGCATCCGGACGATGCCCAGGTGCGCGACGAATATGAGCACGTGTGGACGAACCTGCGCGGGCGCACTATCGAGCAGATGATCGACTTGCCGTTGATGGAGGATCCCGCCGCGCGGGTGACCCTTGACGTCCTCGGAAAACTCTTCGCACCGGCCGTGCAATCGGACTTGAACCTCGCCAGCCTGACCATCTGCAAGGCAGTCAGCCTCAGCCTGCTGTATGGCAACTGCGATGCCTCCTGTTTGCTTTACGCCAACTTCGGAAGAGTGGCCGGCCCGCGGTTTGGCGATTATGCCGCCGGCTACCGGTTTGGCCGCTTGGGCTGCGATTTGGTCGATCGACGTGGCCTGACGCGTTATGAGGCGAGCACCTACCTGTGCTTTTCGATTTTCGTGGTGCGCTGGATGCGGCCAGTGCGCGAGTGCCGTGAGCTGTTGCGCCGTGCACTCAACGCGGCCCATCGCAGCGGAGATCTGCCATATGCAGCGTTTGCCGGAAACAGCCTGATTTCCGATCTGCTGTATATCGGCGAGCCGCTACCCGAGGTGCAGGCTCAGGCTGAAGCAGGGCTGGCCTATGCACAGAAGGTCGGTTTCGGGCTGGTGGCGGATTTCATGCGCTGCCAGTTGGCGCTGATCCGCATGCTGCGCGGACAGACGCCGCAGTTTGGCTGTTTCAACGATGACGGATTCGACGAAACAGCTGTCGAGGTGCATCTGGCCAGCTCGGCGGATCTGGCGCTGGCGCGCGGCAAGTACTGGGTGCGCAAGTTGCAGGCGCGCTACCTGGCGGGGGATTACGCGGCGGCCGCTGAGTGCGCGGCACAGGCGCAGGGACTGTTGTGGGCGATTTCGGCGTTTTTCGAGGAGGCCGAATACCATTTTTATGCGGCGCTGACCTTGACGGCGCACGGCGATACCCATGCCGATGCGTTGCAGCGCCTGGGCCAGCACCATGCGCAATTGCAGACTTGGGCGCGCTTGTGTGCGGAAACCTTCGCCAGTCAGGTGGCGCTGGTCGGCGCGGAAATGGCACGCGTCACCGGGCAGTTGCTCGAGGCCGAGTTGCAGTACGAGCAGGCCATTCAGTTGGCCCAAGACAATGGTTTGCTTCATATCGAAGCCCTGGCCAACGAACTCGCCGCGCGGTTCTACAGTGCTCGCGGTCTGGCCAAGATAGCCCGTGTCTACCTGCGCGATGCGCGCTACGCCTATCTTCGTTGGGGCGCCAGTGGCAAGGTGCGGGAGCTGGATCGCAAACATCGTTTTCTGCGCTCTGAAGAGGCGCAGCTTAACCCGACCGCCACGCTCATTACGCCTGTTGAACACCTGGATCTGGCGACGGTGCTCAAGGTCTCGCAAGCCGTCTCCGGCGAAATCGTCCTCGACCGTTTGATCGAGACGGTGATGCGCATCGCGATCGAGCAGGCAGGCGCTGAACATGGCCTGCTGGTCCTGCTCGATGCCGACACACCGTATATCGCCGCGCAAACCCGGATCGGCGACGGAGCCACGCAGCTGTGCAACGAGCCGCTGCACGCAGTGGCGCTGGCCGAATCGGTGCTCTATCAGACGCTGCGCACCGGCGCCAACCTGTGCCTGGACGACGCTGTCGCCGACCCGGTGTTCGCCGCCGATCCATACATACATCAGCGTGGCGCGCGCTCGATTCTGTGCCTGCCATTGATGAATCAGGCGCGGGTGGCCGGGGCGTTGTATCTGGAAAACAACCTGTCTGCCGGGGTATTCAGCCCGGCGCGCCTCGCCGTACTTCGGTTGGTGGCGTCGCAGGCAGCGATCTCGCTGGACAACGCGCGCCTGTATCGCGACGTCGCCGAGCGGGAAGCGAAGATCCGTCGGCTGGTCGATGCCAACATCATCGGCATCATCGTGTGGAGCGTTGAGGGGAAGATCATCGAGGCCAACGACGCGTTCCTGCGCATGGTCGGTTACGCCCGGGATGAGCTGCTATCGGGTCTCGTTCATTGGCGCGACATGACCCCGCCGTCGATGCGCGTCAACAGCGACGCCGCACTCGCAACCGCCATCCGCACCGGTCGCGCCCAGCCATTCGAAAAGGAATACATCCGCAAGGACGGCAGCCGGCTGCCGGTGATTGTCGGTCTGGCCGCGTTCGAAGCGAGTCAGCAGCAGGGCCTGGCCTTCGTGCTGGACATCAGCGAGCGCAAGCAGGCAGAAGAACAGGTGCGCGAAGCCGAGCGCCGTTATCGCCAGGTGCAAACGGAACTGGCCCATGCCAATCGCGTGTCAACCATGGGCCAGTTGGCCGCGTCGATCGCTCACGAAGTCAACCAGCCGATTGCCGCCACGGTAACCAATGCCAATGCCGCGCTACGCTGGCTCAGTGCGTCTCCCCCGAATATCGACGAGGTCGAGCAGGGCCTGCGGCACATCATTCTCGACGGCAACCGCGCAGCCGATGTGCTCGGACGCATCCGCGCGCTGATCCACAAAGCTCCACCGCAGCGCCTGCCCGTCAGCCTCAATGTGCTGATTGAAGATATGGTTGGTTTCAGCCGTGGTGAAGCGGCCAGACACGGCGCCGAGGTAAGCATTCAGCTGGCAGCAGAGTTGCCTCTCGTGTTGGCCGACCGCGTCGAGCTGCAACAGGTGTTGCTTAACCTGATCATCAACAGCCTCGAAGCCATGGCGAACATGGAAGAAGGGCAGCGGCGCCTGCTGATTCGCAGTGAAGCGTCAGGCGACAACGTGCAAATCAGCGTGAGCGATTCAGGTCCGGGCTTCGCCTGCGAACAGGCAGAGCAGGTGTTCACGGCGTTCTACACCACCAAATTCACCGGGCTGGGCATGGGCCTGTCGATCTGCCGCACGATCATTGAAAGTCACGGCGGACGGTTGTGGGCCGAGCGCAATGAGCCGAGCGGGGCCCGGGTGGTGTTTGGGTTGCGGTGTTTTGGATCTGCGTGA
- a CDS encoding response regulator transcription factor → MTLWSHSSPAQSSGVPSEPVVYVVDDDPSMRQALDSLLRSIGLQVQTYDSARDFLAQAQRDVPGCLVLDVRLRGESGLTFQEQMEKNGLRIPVVFMTGHGDIAMSVKAMKAGAVDFLAKPFRDQDMLDAVASALARDRARLAAEHSGAVLRRAYETLTTREREVLGFVIAGLMNKQIAGQLNLSEVTVKVHRGQVMRKLAARSVAELVRIAEALGIEPVQRSP, encoded by the coding sequence ATGACCCTGTGGTCGCATTCCAGTCCTGCGCAAAGTTCCGGTGTGCCCAGCGAACCGGTGGTGTACGTGGTCGATGACGATCCCTCGATGCGCCAGGCGCTCGACAGCTTGCTGCGCTCAATCGGCCTGCAGGTACAGACCTACGACAGCGCCCGGGATTTTCTCGCTCAAGCGCAACGTGACGTGCCCGGTTGTCTGGTGCTCGATGTGCGCCTGCGCGGCGAAAGCGGCCTGACCTTTCAGGAGCAGATGGAAAAGAACGGCTTGCGCATCCCCGTGGTGTTCATGACCGGCCACGGCGACATTGCCATGAGCGTCAAGGCGATGAAGGCCGGCGCGGTGGATTTTCTCGCCAAGCCGTTCCGTGATCAGGACATGCTCGACGCGGTGGCCAGTGCGTTGGCCCGCGACCGCGCGCGGCTGGCCGCCGAACACTCCGGCGCCGTCCTGCGTCGCGCTTACGAAACCCTGACCACCCGTGAGCGCGAAGTGCTCGGCTTCGTCATTGCCGGGCTGATGAACAAGCAGATTGCCGGGCAACTCAACCTCAGCGAGGTCACGGTCAAGGTCCATCGCGGCCAGGTCATGCGCAAACTGGCCGCACGCTCTGTGGCCGAACTGGTGCGAATCGCTGAAGCGCTGGGCATCGAGCCTGTACAGCGCAGCCCCTGA